A single region of the Paraburkholderia sprentiae WSM5005 genome encodes:
- a CDS encoding DUF1840 domain-containing protein, which translates to MLITFKCHACPDVMMLENLAQYLVGIVGKRLGQRGVITHEELGPAIEKLEAAISFDKQARAEHDGHFHEGEDGHERHEIPPGLAQRAYPFLDMLRSAQKENADIVWGL; encoded by the coding sequence ATGCTGATTACTTTCAAGTGCCACGCCTGCCCGGACGTCATGATGCTGGAGAATCTGGCGCAGTATCTGGTCGGCATTGTCGGCAAACGCCTTGGACAGCGGGGTGTCATTACTCACGAGGAGCTGGGCCCCGCCATCGAAAAACTAGAAGCGGCGATCAGCTTCGACAAGCAGGCGCGCGCCGAGCACGATGGCCATTTTCACGAGGGCGAGGACGGCCACGAGCGTCACGAGATTCCGCCCGGACTCGCGCAACGCGCCTACCCGTTCCTCGACATGCTGCGCTCGGCGCAGAAGGAAAACGCGGATATCGTTTGGGGGCTCTGA
- a CDS encoding SDR family oxidoreductase, whose amino-acid sequence MTSPLKVFITGASSGIGLALAGEYARRGAILGLVARRGDALAAFQQSHPQNTVSIHAVDVRDAEALADAAARFIAAHGLPDIVIANAGISRGALTGHGDLRTFREVMDINYFGMVATFEPFAAAMAESKRGTLVGIASVAGVRGLPGSGAYSASKSAALKYLEALRVEMRPFGVGVVTIAPGYIRTPMTEHNPYNMPFLMDADRFAAKLARAVERQTSFAVFPWQMRVAAMLLHVLPRWLYDRVFERAPRKPRAVTE is encoded by the coding sequence ATGACTTCACCGCTGAAGGTTTTCATTACCGGCGCTTCGAGCGGCATCGGCCTCGCGCTCGCCGGCGAATACGCACGGCGCGGCGCGATTCTCGGCCTCGTTGCCCGCCGCGGCGACGCGCTCGCCGCGTTCCAGCAGTCCCATCCCCAGAACACCGTCTCGATCCATGCCGTCGACGTGCGCGACGCGGAAGCGCTCGCCGATGCGGCCGCGCGCTTCATCGCCGCGCACGGCCTGCCCGACATCGTGATCGCCAACGCCGGCATCAGCCGCGGTGCGCTGACAGGTCACGGCGATCTGCGCACCTTCCGCGAGGTAATGGACATCAACTACTTCGGCATGGTCGCGACGTTCGAGCCATTTGCCGCTGCGATGGCCGAGTCGAAGCGCGGCACGCTGGTCGGGATTGCGAGCGTCGCGGGCGTGCGCGGCTTGCCGGGTTCGGGCGCGTACAGCGCGTCGAAGTCGGCGGCGCTCAAGTATCTCGAGGCGTTGCGCGTCGAGATGCGGCCGTTCGGCGTCGGCGTCGTCACGATCGCGCCCGGCTATATCCGCACGCCGATGACCGAGCACAATCCGTACAACATGCCGTTCCTGATGGACGCCGACCGTTTCGCGGCGAAGCTCGCGCGGGCGGTCGAACGGCAGACGTCGTTCGCGGTGTTTCCGTGGCAGATGCGCGTGGCCGCGATGCTGCTGCATGTGCTGCCGCGCTGGCTCTACGACCGCGTGTTCGAACGCGCGCCGCGCAAGCCGCGCGCCGTCACCGAGTAA
- a CDS encoding thiol:disulfide interchange protein DsbA/DsbL: protein MKKLLSILFLSLGLIAASAHASPAAPVAGKDYTVLASPQPTDVPAGKIEVTEFFWYGCPHCNEFEPFLEAWIKKQGPDVVFRRVPVAFRDDFIPHSKMYHALDALGVANELTPKVFNEIHVNKNYLLTPEDQTKFLAKLGVDPKKYMEAYNSFSTQSALQKDKKLLDDYKIDGVPTLAVQGKYETGPAATGTLPGTVQVLDYLVSQVRAKKM, encoded by the coding sequence ATGAAAAAACTGCTGAGCATCCTGTTTCTGTCGCTGGGCCTGATCGCGGCCAGCGCGCATGCGTCGCCGGCCGCGCCGGTCGCCGGCAAGGACTACACCGTGCTGGCCTCGCCGCAGCCGACCGACGTGCCGGCCGGCAAGATCGAAGTCACCGAATTCTTCTGGTACGGCTGCCCGCATTGCAATGAATTCGAGCCGTTCCTCGAAGCTTGGATCAAGAAGCAGGGCCCGGACGTCGTGTTCCGCCGCGTGCCGGTCGCCTTCCGCGACGACTTCATCCCGCACTCGAAGATGTACCACGCGCTCGACGCGCTCGGCGTCGCGAACGAACTGACGCCGAAGGTCTTCAACGAAATCCACGTCAACAAGAACTACCTGCTGACGCCGGAAGACCAGACCAAATTCCTCGCGAAGCTCGGCGTCGATCCGAAGAAGTACATGGAAGCGTATAACTCGTTCTCGACGCAAAGCGCGCTGCAGAAGGACAAGAAGCTGCTCGACGACTACAAGATCGACGGCGTGCCGACGCTCGCCGTGCAGGGCAAGTATGAAACCGGCCCGGCCGCGACCGGCACCCTGCCGGGCACGGTCCAGGTGCTCGACTACCTCGTCTCGCAAGTCCGCGCCAAGAAGATGTAA
- the argS gene encoding arginine--tRNA ligase translates to MLPAHKHTLETLLAETVKQVATATQGATEAAFVSPAIALERPKVAAHGDVACNVAMQLAKPLRANPRQLAQQIVDALLVNAQAKGLIDTAEVAGPGFINLRLTAAAKQGVIAAVFAEQDAYGRSRRDAGKHVLIEFVSANPTGPLHVGHGRQAALGDALANVLASQGWDVHREFYYNDAGVQIHTLALSTQARARGLAPGDEGWPASAYNGEYIADIAKDYLNGITVEASDGEPVTGARDVDDLEAIRRFAVAYLRREQDMDLQAFGVKFDQYYLESSLYTEGRVEKTVDALIAAGKTYEQEGALWLRTTDDGDDKDRVMRKTDGTYTYFVPDVAYHVAKWERGFTKVINVQGSDHHGTIARVRAGLQGLGIGIPKGYPDYILHKMVTVMRNGEEVKISKRAGSYVTVRDLIEWSGGATPGSEAAVDLIDEETIRRGRDAVRFFLISRKADTEFVFDIDLALKQNDENPVHYVQYAHARICSVIAECNARYGLDEGALANVDLAPLASERSMALLNKLAEFPDMLQHAADELAPHAVAFYLRELAGEFHSFYNDRAERVLVDDAAERNARVALLAATRQVLANGLATIGVSAPVKM, encoded by the coding sequence ATGCTGCCCGCACATAAACACACACTCGAAACACTGCTCGCCGAGACGGTGAAGCAGGTCGCGACTGCCACGCAAGGCGCGACCGAAGCCGCCTTCGTCTCGCCCGCCATCGCGCTCGAGCGCCCGAAAGTCGCCGCCCACGGCGACGTCGCGTGCAACGTCGCGATGCAGCTCGCCAAGCCGCTGCGCGCCAACCCGCGCCAGCTCGCGCAACAGATCGTCGATGCGCTGCTCGTCAATGCGCAGGCCAAAGGCCTGATCGACACCGCTGAAGTGGCGGGCCCCGGCTTCATCAATCTGCGGCTCACGGCCGCGGCCAAGCAAGGCGTGATCGCCGCCGTGTTCGCCGAGCAGGACGCGTACGGCCGCTCGCGGCGCGACGCCGGCAAGCACGTGTTGATCGAGTTCGTGTCGGCCAACCCGACCGGCCCGCTGCACGTCGGTCACGGCCGCCAGGCCGCGCTCGGCGACGCGCTCGCGAACGTGCTCGCGTCGCAGGGCTGGGACGTGCATCGCGAGTTCTACTACAACGACGCCGGCGTGCAGATCCATACGCTCGCGCTGTCGACCCAGGCACGCGCACGCGGCCTCGCGCCCGGCGACGAAGGCTGGCCCGCGTCGGCCTACAACGGCGAGTACATCGCCGACATCGCGAAAGACTATCTGAACGGCATCACGGTCGAGGCGAGCGACGGCGAGCCCGTCACCGGCGCGCGCGACGTCGACGACCTCGAAGCGATCCGCCGCTTCGCGGTCGCGTATCTGCGTCGCGAGCAGGACATGGACCTGCAGGCGTTCGGCGTGAAGTTCGACCAGTACTACCTCGAATCGTCGCTGTACACGGAAGGTCGCGTCGAGAAAACGGTCGACGCGCTGATCGCCGCGGGCAAGACCTACGAGCAGGAAGGCGCGCTTTGGCTGCGCACCACCGACGACGGCGACGACAAGGACCGCGTGATGCGCAAAACCGACGGCACCTACACGTACTTCGTGCCGGACGTCGCCTATCACGTCGCCAAGTGGGAGCGCGGCTTCACGAAGGTCATCAACGTGCAGGGCTCGGACCACCACGGCACGATCGCGCGTGTGCGCGCGGGCCTGCAGGGTCTCGGCATCGGCATTCCGAAGGGCTACCCCGACTACATCCTGCACAAGATGGTCACGGTCATGCGCAACGGCGAAGAGGTGAAAATCTCGAAGCGGGCGGGCAGCTACGTGACGGTGCGCGATCTGATCGAATGGTCGGGCGGCGCGACGCCGGGCTCGGAAGCGGCCGTCGATCTGATCGACGAGGAGACCATTCGCCGCGGCCGCGACGCGGTGCGCTTCTTCCTGATCTCGCGCAAGGCGGACACCGAGTTCGTGTTCGACATCGACCTCGCGCTGAAGCAGAACGACGAGAATCCGGTGCACTACGTGCAATACGCGCATGCACGCATCTGCTCGGTGATCGCCGAGTGCAACGCGCGCTACGGGCTGGACGAAGGCGCGCTCGCGAACGTGGATCTCGCGCCGCTCGCGAGCGAGCGCTCGATGGCGCTGCTCAACAAGCTCGCCGAATTCCCGGACATGCTGCAGCACGCCGCCGACGAGCTCGCGCCGCACGCGGTCGCGTTCTACCTGCGCGAACTCGCCGGAGAATTTCACTCGTTCTACAATGACCGTGCCGAGCGCGTGCTGGTCGACGATGCGGCCGAACGCAATGCTCGCGTCGCGCTGCTCGCGGCCACGCGCCAGGTGCTGGCCAACGGTCTCGCGACGATCGGCGTCTCCGCTCCCGTCAAGATGTAA
- a CDS encoding SPOR domain-containing protein — translation MATPRRTTKQSKQTGGTFLGIVLGLIVGLAIAVVVALYITRAPTPFVSKVAPPAATDNGASQAQYDPNRPLQGKTPGQPVPQAAQPAPPNTAPGQTNAQTQSGMLEEPQIVEVPPSAGNANNNGTAVAPNPAQENGTGGIIAPAPAKKPQTSSAPTATAAGSAPKGPSTTTAANTKPGSAAAPAPGDANTGYFLQVGAYKTAADAEQQRARLAFQGFESKVTQRDAGGVTYYRVRIGPFSKFEDMNSSRQRLSDAGVDTAVIRFTKQ, via the coding sequence ATGGCAACACCACGCCGCACAACAAAGCAGTCGAAGCAAACCGGGGGCACTTTTCTCGGTATCGTGCTGGGCCTGATCGTCGGCCTGGCGATCGCGGTAGTGGTGGCGCTGTATATCACCCGTGCACCTACGCCGTTCGTGTCGAAGGTCGCGCCGCCGGCGGCGACGGACAACGGCGCGAGCCAGGCGCAATACGATCCCAACCGTCCGCTACAAGGCAAGACGCCGGGCCAGCCGGTGCCGCAAGCCGCGCAACCCGCGCCGCCGAACACCGCGCCGGGTCAGACCAACGCGCAGACCCAGTCGGGCATGCTCGAAGAACCGCAGATCGTCGAAGTGCCGCCGTCGGCCGGCAACGCGAACAACAACGGCACCGCGGTCGCGCCGAATCCCGCGCAGGAAAACGGCACCGGCGGCATCATCGCGCCGGCGCCGGCGAAGAAGCCACAGACGTCGAGCGCGCCGACCGCCACCGCGGCAGGCTCCGCACCGAAGGGCCCGAGCACGACCACCGCGGCCAACACCAAGCCGGGCTCGGCCGCCGCGCCCGCGCCGGGCGACGCGAACACCGGCTACTTCCTGCAGGTCGGCGCGTACAAGACCGCCGCCGACGCCGAACAGCAGCGCGCCCGTCTCGCGTTCCAAGGCTTCGAATCGAAGGTCACGCAACGCGATGCCGGCGGCGTCACGTACTACCGCGTGCGGATCGGCCCGTTTTCGAAGTTCGAGGACATGAATTCGAGCCGTCAGCGTCTGTCGGACGCCGGTGTCGATACCGCGGTGATCCGCTTCACCAAACAATAA
- a CDS encoding helical backbone metal receptor, whose amino-acid sequence MQPRAVDAAGVAHDYAGADARIVSLVPSLTETLFALGLERQIVGRTGFCVHPRNKVRAVPKVGGTKAVKLDALRALRPTHLIVNIDENERDTVEQLRAFVPHIVVTHPQTPRDNLALYALLGAIFGREDEAQRLSTALDACLREAAAHTFAAQNVLYLIWREPWMSVARDTYIAAMLRLVNWHTLPDVHGGSVGAARYPTVDFDDAPWLARVDRVLLSSEPYRFTAAHRDALAGDPRLRGKRIELIDGEMTSWYGVRAIHGIAYLLRRTAAA is encoded by the coding sequence ATGCAGCCCCGTGCGGTCGATGCAGCCGGCGTCGCGCACGATTACGCAGGCGCCGATGCGCGCATCGTGTCGCTGGTGCCGAGCCTCACCGAAACCCTGTTCGCGCTCGGCCTCGAGCGGCAGATCGTCGGGCGCACCGGCTTTTGCGTGCATCCGCGCAACAAGGTTCGCGCGGTGCCGAAGGTCGGCGGCACGAAGGCCGTCAAACTCGACGCGCTCCGCGCGCTGCGCCCCACCCATCTGATCGTCAACATCGACGAAAACGAACGCGACACCGTCGAGCAACTGCGCGCGTTCGTGCCGCACATCGTCGTCACCCATCCGCAGACCCCGCGCGACAATCTCGCGCTGTACGCGTTGCTCGGCGCGATCTTCGGACGCGAGGATGAAGCGCAGCGCTTGAGCACCGCGCTCGATGCGTGTCTGCGCGAAGCCGCCGCTCACACCTTCGCCGCGCAGAACGTGCTGTACCTGATCTGGCGCGAACCGTGGATGAGCGTCGCGCGCGACACTTACATCGCCGCGATGCTGCGTCTCGTGAACTGGCACACGCTGCCCGACGTGCACGGCGGCAGCGTGGGCGCCGCGCGTTACCCCACGGTCGACTTCGACGACGCGCCGTGGCTCGCGCGAGTCGACCGCGTATTGCTGTCGAGCGAGCCGTACCGCTTCACAGCCGCGCATCGCGATGCGCTCGCGGGCGATCCGCGTCTACGCGGCAAGCGCATCGAGCTGATCGATGGCGAAATGACGTCGTGGTACGGCGTGCGCGCGATCCACGGCATCGCCTATCTGCTGCGCCGGACCGCGGCGGCCTGA